A genomic segment from Odontesthes bonariensis isolate fOdoBon6 chromosome 8, fOdoBon6.hap1, whole genome shotgun sequence encodes:
- the osgep gene encoding tRNA N6-adenosine threonylcarbamoyltransferase gives MTAVIGFEGSANKIGIGIIRDGEVLSNPRRTYITPPGQGFMPSETARHHRSVILTVLKEALEQAGLKPADISCVAYTKGPGMGAPLVTVAIVARTVAQLWGKPLLGVNHCIGHIEMGRLITEANNPTVLYVSGGNTQVIAYSERRYRIFGETIDIAVGNCLDRFARVIKISNDPSPGYNVEQMAKKGSRYVELPYTVKGMDVSFSGILSYIEEAAHKMLSSGQCTAEDLCFSLQETLFSMLVEITERAMAHCGSQEVLIVGGVGCNLRLQQMMEIMCEERGAKLFATDERFCIDNGAMIAQAGWEMFRSGQVTQLEDSWITQRYRTDEVEVTWRD, from the exons ATGACTGCAGTTATTGGTTTTGAAGGCAGTGCCAATAAAATTGGCATTGGCATCATCAGGGATGGAGAAGTGCTCTCCAACCCAAGGCGGACCTATATTACACCTCCAGGTCAAG GGTTTATGCCAAGTGAGACAGCCAGGCACCATCGTTCAGTCATACTGACTGTCCTGAAGGAGGCGCTGGAGCAAGCTGGTCTGAAACCTGCAGACATCAGCTGTGTGGCATATACCAAAG GTCCTGGTATGGGTGCACCCTTGGTCACTGTAGCTATAGTGGCCCGCACAGTTGCACAGCTCTGGGGGAAGCCACTGCTCGGAGTCAACCACTGTATTGGACACATTGAGATGGGCCGCCTCATCACTGAGGCAAACAACCCCACTGTGCTTTATGTTAGTGGGGGCAACACACAG GTTATTGCATACTCAGAGCGGCGTTACAGAATATTTGGGGAGACCATTGACATTGCAGTTGGTAACTGTTTGGACAGGTTTGCCAGAGTTATTAAg ATTTCCAACGATCCCAGTCCAGGTTACAATGTAGAGCAGATGGCCAAAAA AGGGAGTCGGTATGTGGAGCTGCCATATACAGTAAAAGGAATGGATGTGTCATTTTCTGGGATTCTGTCATATATTGAG GAAGCTGCTCATAAAATGCTGAGCTCTGGTCAGTGTACAGCAGAAGATCTGTGTTTCTCACTTCAG GAGACATTGTTCTCCATGCTGGTGGAGATCACAGAGAGGGCCATGGCTCACTGTGGCTCCCAGGAAGTCCTCATCGTTGGGGGTGTCGGCT GTAACCTGCGTCTGCAGCAGATGATGGAGATAATGTGTGAGGAGAGAGGAGCCAAGCTGTTTGCTACAGATGAACG GTTCTGCATAGACAATGGAGCAATGATTGCTCAAGCAGGCTGGGAGATGTTTCGCTCTGGTCAGGTGACACAGCTGGAAGACTCATGGATCACACAAAG GTACAGAACAGATGAGGTGGAGGTGACGTGGAGAGACTGA
- the LOC142385571 gene encoding uncharacterized protein LOC142385571, which produces MESALQVENTDIFLPLSSLRLLIPPLRLLSAAMWQVAQRRDVLDYEKLDEFVTLVTATVPDLLSPKQRGKLLLRLRAKIILELCRSEETAKMSCVQPHLERIRPPGYTGSGDAEVDAEEAIFVEQIQTLLKDPAERKHFYQEVFPEDYGLSYDTDMQLLVWEFLSKLERLLPVPDLAQTVSWLTSGPSVLKECLQALCNPDDLSSLLQHHKNLESLGAQGTTVEMSTQVFACSECPFFHMQESYLLQHIEHSHPEQYSKLQKAAEPAEAPKRKRQRPVFPQPFPIHDRPDPHTCQVCGKTFTRASDVTRHQRTHTGERPYTCEECMKGFKNSWDLTRHQRIHTGERPFLCSQCGKRFTQMGLLKLHFERTACGQTGNPPLDLTTEVVVAEDMSEKEGGQYKCQKCGESFSSILDRMRHRQRHVVRRQYKCSQCEKIYSRASDLKRHQMKHTGERPFACECGKSFTHVWLLKKHQQIHIKERPHPCGECGKSFTQLQILNRHRLTHNGRRPFQCSVCEKSFTQLASLTRHERIHTGERPYVCVTCDKTFLTNGELVRHQRTHSSLRPFCCPQCPKSFKTKRSQIEHLNSHSGERPFACPRCGKRFTKSTSLIRHNLTHTGERPHQCSQCSKAFITSGELLLHKRVHTGERPYPCSYCEKRFRCSSDLNMHVRTHTGEKPHSCLLCRKGFSTSTRLKRHMRTHVEKDMVVESLSL; this is translated from the exons ATGGAAAGCGCCCTTCAAGTGGAAAACACAG ATATATTCCTGCCGCTATCATCCCTGAGGCTGCTGATCCCTCCTCTGCGGCTGCTTTCTGCAGCTATGTGGCAAGTAGCTCAGCGGAGAGATGTCCTTGATTATGAAAAGCTCGATGAGTTTGTGACACTGGTGACGGCAACAGTCCCAGACCTGCTCAGCCCAAAGCAGAGAGGAAAACTGCTTCTCCGACTGCGAGCGAAA ATTATTCTAGAGTTGTGCAGAAGTGAGGAAACTGCCAAAATGTCCTGTGTGCAGCCACACCTAGAGCGAATCCGCCCACCAGGATACACAGGA AGTGGGGATGCAGAGGTGGATGCAGAGGAGGCCATTTTTGTGGAACAAATCCAAACACTACTGAAAGACCCAGCAGAGAGGAAGCACTTTTACCAG GAGGTTTTTCCAGAAGATTATGGCCTCAGCTATGACACGGACATGCAGCTTCTCGTGTGGGAATTTCTTTCCAAACTGGAGAGACTTCTGCCAGTGCCAGACCTGGCTCAG ACTGTTTCATGGCTGACCTCTGGCCCCTCTGTACTGAAGGAATGTTTACAAGCACTCTGTAATCCTGACGACTTGAGTTCTCTCCTGCAACACCACAAAAACCTCGAGTCCCTTGGAGCACAAG GTACCACAGTGGAGATGTCAACTCAGGTGTTCGCCTGTTCCGAGTGTCCATTCTTCCACATGCAGGAGTCCTACCTGCTGCAGCACATCGAGCACAGTCACCCTGAACAGTACAGTAAACTTCAGAAGGCAGCAGAGCCAGCCGAGGCCCCCAAGAGGAAGCGCCAACGTCCCGTGTTCCCACAGCCCTTTCCTATTCACGACAGGCCCGACCCTCACACATGCCAAGTCTGCGGCAAAACATTCACGCGCGCCTCAGATGTGACTCGTCACCAGCGCACTCACACAGGTGAGCGCCCATACACCTGCGAGGAGTGTATGAAGGGCTTCAAGAACTCTTGGGATCTGACGAGACATCagcgtattcacacaggagagcgCCCCTTCCTCTGTTCCCAGTGTGGCAAACGGTTCACCCAGATGGGACTGCTCAAGCTGCATTTCGAACGCACCGCCTGTGGCCAGACTGGCAACCCTCCGCTTGACTTAACAACAGAGGTGGTTGTGGCAGAGGACATGTCAGAGAAAGAAGGAGGTCAGTACAAATGCCAGAAATGTGGCGAGAGCTTCAGCAGCATCCTGGATCGAATGAGGCACAGGCAGAGGCACGTGGTTAGACGTCAGTACAAATGCTCACAGTGTGAGAAGATCTACAGCCGAGCCTCAGATCTCAAGAGACACCAGATGAAGCACACGGGTGAGCGGCCATTTGCCTGCGAGTGTGGGAAGAGCTTCACCCATGTGTGGCTTCTGAAGAAGCACCAACAGATCCACATTAAGGAGCGCCCGCATCCCTGTGGAGAGTGCGGAAAGAGTTTCACTCAACTCCAGATCCTCAACAGGCACCGGCTGACCCACAACGGCCGACGGCCATTCCAGTGCTCGGTGTGTGAAAAGAGCTTCACCCAGCTGGCAAGCCTCACGCGTCACGAACGAATCCACACAGGTGAGAGGCCTTATGTCTGCGTCACATGTGACAAGACGTTCCTCACCAATGGAGAGCTGGTGAGACACCAGCGCACCCACAGCAGCCTGCGACCCTTCTGCTGTCCTCAGTGCCCGAAGAGCTTCAAAACAAAACGTTCTCAAATCGAACACCTCAACAGCCACTCAGGCGAGCGTCCATTTGCATGCCCACGCTGTGGGAAGAGGTTCACCAAATCCACCTCACTCATACGTCATAATCTTACCCACACAGGGGAGCGACCTCACCAGTGCTCGCAGTGCAGCAAAGCCTTCATCACATCAGGTGAGCTGCTCCTTCACAAGCGGGTCCACACAGGAGAACGGCCTTATCCGTGCTCCTACTGTGAGAAGAGGTTCAGGTGCTCCTCCGACCTGAACATGCACGTCCGAACGCACACGGGAGAGAAGCCCCACAGCTGTCTGCTCTGCAGGAAGGGCTTCTCTACGTCTACAAGGCTGAAGAGACACATGCGCACCCACGTGGAGAAGGACATGGTTGTGGAATCATTAAGTCTTTGA
- the apex1 gene encoding DNA repair nuclease APEX1 yields the protein MKRGKKTEEAAAEGDNDTGSASEKKAKKSKEPEAPVLYEDPSDKLTSKDGRSANTKITSWNVDGLRAWVKKKGLDWVREEAPDVLCLQETKCSEKDLPADITSMPEYPYKYWAASEEKGGYSGVAMLCKMEPLKVTYGIGKEEHDKEGRVITAEFPNFYLVTAYVPNASRGLVRLDYRKTWDEDFRAYLSELDIQKPLVLCGDLNVAHQEIDLKNPKGNKKNAGFTPEEREGFSQLLAAGFVDSFRELYPEQANAYTFWTYMMNARSKNVGWRLDYFLLSSSLLPGLCDSKIRNKAMGSDHCPITLHITV from the exons ATGAAGAGAGGCAAGAAGAcagaggaggcagcagcagagggGGATAATGACACAGGTTCTG CTTctgaaaagaaagcaaaaaagtCCAAGGAACCAGAGGCCCCGGTACTGTATGAAGATCCCTCTGACAAACTGACCAGCAAAGATGGACGCAGTGCCAACACGAAGATCACCTCCTGGAACGTGGATGGGCTGAGGGCATGGGTGAAAAAGAAGGGCCTGGAT TGGGTGCGTGAGGAGGCCCCAGATGTTTTGTGCCTTCAGGAGACAAAATGCTCAGAGAAAGACCTCCCTGCTGACATCACCTCAATGCCCGAGTACCCCTACAAGTACTGGGCTGCGTCAGAAGAAAAGGGGGGTTACAGTGGCGTAGCTATGCTCTGCAAAATGGAACCACTCAAAGTGACCTATGGCATTG GCAAAGAGGAACATGATAAAGAGGGCCGTGTTATCACTGCAGAGTTTCCCAACTTCTACCTTGTGACCGCATACGTGCCAAATGCCAGCAGAGGCCTCGTCCGCCTCGATTACCGCAAAACCTGGGACGAGGACTTCCGAGCATACCTGAGCGAGCTCGACATACAGAAGCCTCTAGTGCTGTGCGGTGACCTCAACGTTGCACACCAGGAGATTGACCTGAAGAATCCAAAGGGCAACAAGAAAAACGCAGGGTTCACACCCGAGGAGCGCGAAGGCTTCAGCCAGCTGCTGGCGGCCGGTTTTGTCGACAGCTTCCGCGAGCTCTACCCCGAGCAAGCGAACGCCTACACCTTCTGGACCTATATGATGAACGCCCGCTCAAAGAATGTGGGCTGGAGGCTCGACTATTTCCTGCTGTCTTCCTCCCTGCTGCCTGGCCTGTGTGATAGCAAGATCCGCAACAAGGCGATGGGGAGCGACCACTGCCCCATCACTCTGCACATCACTGTGTAG
- the LOC142385570 gene encoding uncharacterized protein LOC142385570, with the protein MHIKTGTWEASNTVCESDSLCDPAVLVSASNSEPHIRNRRLSPGSGNCGGGGGGGCISGSNQPPRQFSPEGDLISPGHTHPLSFRREKERKGQQHKGRSLRRESQKGVGRAGERPPKVSQKERWVEDSLSLLKPPPAFPVQDSPAKLQPAVSYASKVKSGAASGALEEDRPAIGVLLQNQWGLSFISETRPATEGSDPRPAADALPPTDPKHPADLQHGTVLTVQLPEETPVLVATFIAPVTFAEVDKGNGELLLSCRHLVEALNYHNREWNTVCNRQKKDPRRVLWYKDAQEHPA; encoded by the exons ATGCATATAAAAACAG gtacTTGGGAAGCCAGCAACACTGTGTGTGAGTCAGATAGCCTGTGTGATCCAGCAGTCCTTGTGTCCGCTTCTAACTCAGAGCCCCACATACGTAACCGCCGTCTGTCTCCTGGTTCAGGCAACTGTGGAGGTGGTGGGGGAGGAGGCTGCATCTCAGGAAGCAACCAGCCTCCCCGGCAGTTTTCACCTGAGGGTGACCTGATCAGCCCTGGCCACACACACCCCCTCAGTTTCCGCAGAGAAAAAGAACGCAAAGGCCAGCAGCACAAAGGCCGCAGCCTCCGCAGAGAGAGTCAGAAGGGGGTCGGCAGAGCCGGCGAGCGACCACCAAAGGTTAGCCAAAAGGAGAGGTGGGTGGAGGACAGTCTGTCACTTCTCAAGCCCCCACCCGCTTTCCCGGTGCAGGACAGCCCTGCGAAGCTGCAGCCTGCCGTTAGCTACGCTTCCAAGGTGAAGTCAGGAGCAGCAAGCGGGGCGCTGGAGGAGGACCGCCCTGCCATCGGTGTGCTGCTACAGAACCAGTGGGGTCTGAGTTTTATCAGCGAGACGAGGCCGGCCACAGAGGGCTCCGACCCTCGTCCTGCTGCAGACGCCCTCCCACCCACAGATCCTAAACATCCAGCAGACCTACAACATGGCACAGTTCTCACAGTCCAACTCCCGGAAGAAACACCGGTTCTTGTCGCTACCTTCATCGCCCCAGTCACATTTGCAGAAGTGGACAAGGGCAATGGAGAGCTGCTGCTTAGTTGTCGCCATCTAGTGGAGGCTTTGAATTATCATAATAGAG AGTGGAATACTGTCTGCAACAGACAGAAGAAAG ATCCAAGAAGAGTTCTCTGGTACAAGGACGCCCAGGAGCACCCAGCCTAG